In Pleuronectes platessa chromosome 4, fPlePla1.1, whole genome shotgun sequence, the following proteins share a genomic window:
- the paxx gene encoding protein PAXX — MEDVKPSSYCTVLDGKSQSKYLCYTHRRNALFYICLTDAADVWSTEYTEDTLKEFRKKVALKSTEDYILKLRSACVTGDVSVVVHDTGAELQVSSGSVDLSVSLSRLQGPQATEELKELLFRMADSLTQLDSKVRTPALSPLKNHQRNHTEFEPRQQQSCGPSVTVKRRAPGASLINPGTKKKMQATGVAFDEADDD, encoded by the exons ATGGAGGATGTGAAGCCATCGTCGTACTGCACTGTGTTGGACGGGAAGAGCCAGTCCAAGTATCTGTGTTATACACACCGGAGAAATGCGCTATTTTATATTTG tctgacagatgctgcagatgtttggaGCACAGAGTACACAGAGGACACCTTGAAAGAGTTT agaaagaaGGTGGCCTTGAAATCTACAGAGGATTATATTCTCAAACTCAG GTCTGCCTGTGTTACTGGGGACGTGTCTGTCGTGGTACATGACACCGGGGCAGAGCTCCAGGTGTCCTCAGGGTCAGTTGACCTGAGTGTGAGTCTGTCCAGGCTGCAGGGCCCACAGGCTACAGAGGAActgaaggagctgctgttcAGGATGGCAGACAGCCTCACTCAGCTTGACAGTAAAG TTAGAACACCGGCACTCAGTCCACTAAAAAACCATCAGAGGAATCACACAG AGTTTGAGCCccggcagcagcagagctgtgGTCCATCAGTGACGGTGAAGAGACGAGCTCCAGGGGCTTCACTCATCAACCCAGGAACTAAAAA AAAGATGCAAGCGACTGGCGTGGCCTTCGATGAAGCAGACGACGACTGA
- the LOC128439000 gene encoding trypsin-3, giving the protein MRDLIFLALLGAAFAAAEDDKIVGGYECPRHSVPYQVSLDAGYHFCGGSLISSQWVLSAAHCFMSRIQVRLGEHDIGVNEGTEQWIDGSKIIKHPQYNSYSLDNDIMLIKLSRPATLNSFVQTVALPSHCPAPDEDCLESGWGNTSADGSDYPDRLQCLRQPIIDDRICRNAYPDLLTENMLCSGFMQGGASSCQGDSGGPLVCSGQLQGIVSWGYDCAMKGHPSVATRVCRYNSWISSVMGNN; this is encoded by the exons ATGAGGGACCTGATATTCCTGGCACTGCTTGGAGCTGCGT TTGCTGCAGCTGAGGATGATAAGATTGTCGGAGGGTATGAGTGTCCCAGACACTCTGTTCCCTACCAGGTGTCTCTGGATGCTGGATACCACTTCTGCGGAGGATCCCTGATCTCCAGCCAGTGGGTGTTGTCTGCTGCTCACTGCTTCATGTC tCGTATCCAAGTCCGACTCGGTGAGCACGACATCGGCGTGAACGAGGGCACCGAGCAATGGATCGACGGCTCCAAGATTATCAAGCACCCTCAGTACAACAGCTACAGCCTGGACAACGACATCATGCTGATCAAACTGAGCCGCCCCGCCACCCTCAACAGCTTTGTCCAGACCGTGGCCCTGCCCTCCCACTGCCCCGCGCCTGACGAGGACTGCCTGGAGTCCGGGTGGGGCAACACGTCGGCCGACGGCA GCGACTATCCCGACAGGCTGCAGTGCCTCAGGCAGCCCATTATCGATGACAGGATCTGCAGGAACGCCTACCCAGACCTCCTCACCGAGAACATGCTCTGCTCCGGGTTCATGCAAGGGGGTGCCAGCAGCTGCCAG ggggACTCTGGAGGTCCTCTGGTGTGTAGTGGTCAGCTGCAGGGGATCGTGTCCTGGGGTTATGACTGCGCCATGAAGGGACACCCCAGCGTCGCCACCCGTGTGTGCCGTTACAACAGCTGGATCAGTTCTGTTATGGGCAACAATTGA